A region of Ammospiza nelsoni isolate bAmmNel1 chromosome 8, bAmmNel1.pri, whole genome shotgun sequence DNA encodes the following proteins:
- the ZDHHC6 gene encoding palmitoyltransferase ZDHHC6: protein MVGPGALQRARRLCHWGPAVALAVVAVCSATAMADAALWYWPLDTAGGSVNFVMLLNWTVMILYNYFSAMFVGPGYVPLGWTPEKSQDCMYLQYCKVCQSYKAPRSHHCRKCNRCVMKMDHHCPWINNCCGYQNHASFTLFLLLAPLGCIHASFIFIMTMYTQLYNRISFGWSSVKIDMSAAKRDPRPIIPFGLSAFAASLFALGLALGTTIAVGMLFIIQMKVILTNKTSIESWIEEKAKDRIQYYQTGETFIFPYDMGSKWKNFRQVFTWSGIPEGDGLDWPVRDGCHQYSLTIEQLKQKADKRVRSVRYRAIEDYSGVCCPVTKGVKTFFTTPCTEEPRIALSKGDLILATRGLKHWMYGEKILISAADGGIRERGWFPRNCVEKYQYDSETDQPVDGEKKIK, encoded by the exons ATGGTGGGGCCGGGCGCGCTGCAGCGGGCGCGCCGCCTGTGCCACTGGGGCCCGGCGGTGGCGCTGGCCGTGGTGGCCGTGTGCTCCGCCACCGCCATGGCCGACGCCGCGCTCTGGTACTGGCCCTTGGACACGGCCGGGGGAAGCGTCAACTTCGTGATGCTGCTCAACTGGACCGTCATGATCCTCTACAACTACTTCAGCGCCATGTTCGTGGGCCCCGGGTACGTCCCGCTGGGGTGGACGCCG GAGAAATCTCAGGATTGCATGTATCTCCAATACTGTAAAGTGTGTCAGTCTTACAAGGCACCTCGTTCACACCACTGTCGGAAGTGTAACAG ATGTGTTATGAAGATGGATCACCACTGCCCTTGGATCAACAACTGTTGTGGATATCAGAATCATGCATCTTTCACTCTGTTTCTCCTCTTAGCTCCACTGGGATGCATTCACGCTTCTTTCATATTTATAATGACAATGTACACTCAGCTTTACAACAGA ATATCTTTTGGGTGGAGTTCTGTGAAGATTGACATGAGTGCAGCCAAAAGAGACCCTCGTCCCATAATCCCCTTTGGACTGTCTGCATTTGCTGCATCTTTATTTGCCTTAGGACTGGCATTAGGAACAACTATTGCTGTTGGGATGCTTTTTATTATCCAG ATGAAAGTAATTTTGACAAATAAAACTTCAATCGAATCCTGGATTGAAGAAAAG GCCAAAGACAGAATCCAGTACTACCAAACGGGTGAGACCTTTATCTTCCCCTATGATATGGGAAGTAAATGGAAGAACTTCAGGCAAGTGTTTACATGGTCTGGGATTCCTGAGGGAGATGGCCTGGACTGGCCAGTTAGAGATGGATGTCACCAATACAGTTTGACG ATAGAGCAACTGAAACAGAAAGCAGACAAGCGAGTAAGAAGT GTGAGGTATCGAGCCATAGAAGATTACAGTGGTGTCTGCTGCCCTGTGACTAAAGGTGTTAAAACATTCTTCACAACACCCTGCACTGAAGAACCTAGAATTGCACTGAGTAAAGGAGATCTCATTTTAGCCACCAGAGGCTTAAA ACACTGGATGTATGGTGAGAAGATTCTCATCTCAGCTGCTGATG GTGGAATAAGAGAACGAGGCTGGTTCCCTAGGAATTGTGTGGAAAAGTACCAGTATGACTCTGAAACGGATCAACCAGTGGatggagagaagaaaatcaaatag